A window of the Dioscorea cayenensis subsp. rotundata cultivar TDr96_F1 chromosome 14, TDr96_F1_v2_PseudoChromosome.rev07_lg8_w22 25.fasta, whole genome shotgun sequence genome harbors these coding sequences:
- the LOC120276351 gene encoding uncharacterized protein LOC120276351, with the protein MSKKNNLAKRKKQHEFDLQREKQEKEKRSKKLQARKSKMKIDGTENKRKKNSNGFQVGKKKLKTKLSALSKAKAAQAMELDK; encoded by the exons atgtcgAAGAAGAACAACTTAGCGAAGAGGAAGAAGCAGCACGAGTTTGATCTTCAAA GAGAGAAacaggagaaggagaagagatcAAAGAAGCTTCAAGCTAGAAAATCTAAAATGAAG ATCGATGGCActgagaataaaagaaaaaagaattctAATGGTTTTCAAGTAGgaaagaagaagttgaagacTAAACTGTCAGCATTGTCGAAGGCTAAAGCGGCCCAAGCAATGGAGCTTGACAAATGA
- the LOC120276349 gene encoding zeatin O-xylosyltransferase-like yields MNNNNNNNNTTILVIPFPAQGHLNQLLHLSLRLSTSGHFSSVHFAGSSIHNRQIISRFQGWPSSSLSTLRMHDFPLPPFSTPPPNPSSIFPDHLLPLLHSLSHLQPFLSSLLHDLSSSSKRLILIHDPLMSFAAKQALSLKTSTHIQVFKYICTPCFYQLSFLPNQTSSDLVLKQFPGCFNDTFLEFRNRGHYNDKDAVEDGFIINTCEAIEGEIIEDFRRAKAGKIVFTVGHVHPLVVGGGAWRSEGLEWLDKQVDKSVLYVAFGTTSMMSDEQIEELAIGLEKSEQKFIWVLRDADGGDVSADEQNADKRRRKLPPGYEERLKGVGMVVRDWVPQLEILAHKAIGAFMSHCGWNSCMESLSFGVPILAWPMHSDQPRNAMCVSEYLKVGFMVRDWEHRMEVVSSMVIVEVVKRLMVSDEGMEVKNRARELGEQIRVSVSHGGSSWKEMQSFISYIST; encoded by the exons atgaacaacaacaacaacaacaacaacacaacaaTATTAGTGATCCCTTTCCCTGCCCAAGGCCATCTGAACCAACTCCTCCACCTCTCCCTCCGCCTCTCCACCTCCGGCCACTTCTCCTCCGTCCACTTCGCTGGCTCTTCCATCCATAACCGTCAAATCATCTCCCGTTTCCAAGGCTGGCCTTCCTCCTCCCTCTCCACTCTCCGCATGCACGACTTCCCTTTACCACCTTTCTCCACTCCCCCTCCCAATCCCTCCTCCATTTTCCCTGACCACCTTCTCCCTCTCCTCCACTCTTTATCCCATCTCCAACCCTTTCTTTCCTCTCTTCTCCACgacctctcctcctcctccaaacGCCTCATCCTCATCCATGACCCTCTCATGTCCTTCGCTGCAAAACAAGCCCTCTCTCTCAAAACATCCACTCACATCCAAGTTTTCAAGTACATATGCACTCCTTGCTTTTACCAACTCTCCTTCCTACCTAACCAAACCTCAAGTGATCTTGTTCTTAAGCAATTCCCTGGTTGTTTTAATGACACTTTCTTGGAGTTTAGGAATCGTGGACATTATAATGATAAGGACGCTGTTGAAGATGGGTTTATTATTAATACTTGTGAAGCAATTGAAGGTGAGATTATTGAAGATTTCCGGCGAGCTAAGGCTGGGAAGATAGTGTTTACTGTTGGTCATGTTCATCCTCTTGTGGTTGGTGGTGGTGCTTGGAGAAGTGAGGGTTTGGAATGGCTTGATAAGCAAGTGGACAAgagtgttttgtatgttgcctTTGGTACTACTTCTATGATGTCTGATGAACAG ATAGAAGAGTTAGCAATTGGATTAGAGAAGAGTGAGCAAAAGTTCATATGGGTCCTGAGAGATGCTGATGGTGGTGATGTATCTGCTGATGAACAAAACGCtgacaagagaagaagaaagttgcCACCAGGATATGAAGAAAGATTGAAAGGTGTTGGAATGGTTGTGAGAGATTGGGTTCCACAGTTGGAAATACTAGCACACAAAGCCATTGGAGCATTCATGAGTCACTGTGGATGGAACTCATGCATGGAGAGCTTGAGTTTTGGAGTGCCAATTCTTGCATGGCCCATGCACTCGGACCAACCAAGGAATGCCATGTGTGTGAGTGAGTATTTGAAGGTGGGGTTCATGGTGAGGGATTGGGAACATAGAATGGAAGTTGTGAGCTCAATGGTGATTGTGGAGGTGGTGAAGAGATTGATGGTGAGTGATGAAGGGATGGAGGTGAAGAATAGGGCAAGGGAACTTGGTGAACAAATTAGGGTTAGTGTTTCTCATGGTGGTTCTTCTtggaaagagatgcaatccttCATTTCATATATTAGTACATGA